The sequence GTTTTCATGCAATTACCTCGATAGGTATGTGATTCTGAAATCATTCTGCATTGTAATTTCAAATTCTAGGTTCGTAACTATTTTGGGTTTTGCATACTTTGTGTTTTCATGGAAGAAATCATTCTGTGTTGTAATTTGGAATTCTAGGGTTTGTAAAGTTTAGGGGTTATGCATAATTTGTGTTTCTATGGAAGAAATCATGCTGTATTGAATTCTAGGGTTTGTAATTTTTAGGGATTTTTGCAAATCTCATCACATAAATGGTCCTTTTTTAAGGTCTCTGATGAATTTGACAGGGAGTATCACCAGCAAGTTCAATTTATAATTAACAAGGATGTGTAATTAGTCCTCTAATAAATTGTTGGAAGCTTTCAGACTTGCTTATGTATCTTTTTAGATTGTTGAGCTGAAAATCTATCAGTGAGGTTTCTACAATTTTTTGATATCTAAGTAGTTGgcagcaaaacaaaaaaaaatcaaataggaAAGTTAGGCAAAATTTGTATTTTGCTCCCAGATACCGCTTTCTGTTAGGGAGGAAGCACGATCTAGAGCCATTTAATTCAACAAGATAAACCTTCATATGATCAGCCTCTAGAGAAACAATTTCGCAAATTGTGAGGCAGAAATACAAACTAATAATGGATGATCAATTAAATGATTATTGAAACAGTTCGTTTCAtaaaaagattaatcataaagtAAATAGCTGGTAGATATATATGCCTTTCATTTTACGTTAACTTTGCACAAACTTCAGTTTCATTTGACATTTGGCCGTGTAAAGAATCATTCCTTTGAAATGTGTAATTTTTATATAAGGGAGTATAGAGTTTCGAATTTGTAAGGTTATTTTTAAGGCTGCTAGATTTAGTATGTTCCCAGGCAGGGCCATTCATCACAGAATTAGTTCAATTTCTTGGTATACCAGAAACATTCTTAATTGTGGCCAACTTCTGCTCCGGGGTTCGAGTGGACTTGACAGCAAAGAATATTATGAGGGACAACAAATTTTTTTGAAATTACAGAGGAGTATGGGGAACATAACTTATTGGTAATTTGGTAAAGTCAGAGAGTCTCTTCCACAAAACAGTACTTCGTAACTGGAAGGATTGTGTTTTATTCCTTCATAGTTCTTAACCGGGTACTCCAAGAGCTGAAAAGCTCCCGATTGTGAGCAAATGTTTGAGTGCTTTGTCCATGATGGCTTGCCGTGAGGTTAATTAGGTTATAGTCTTATAGTGTAAGTCTAAATAGTAAATTGTTGTTGTAAGTCTAATTAGTGTATATATTTTCGAACTTGATTAGCTATTTGGTTAATTACCCTGTAATCCTGTATGGTTTTTTTGATTTGTATATTTGTTGTAGGGTTAATCGACAAAAGTGTTAGTAACGAACGGGTAGGATGTTCGTGAGACATTGAGGCCTGGGAATTATCAAAGAAGAAGTTTCATGCTGAACCACTCAATAGCTGGGTCGATGCAGCTGAGATTCAACTACGGGTCATCGCTAGAACGAGTACTGTAATTGTTGTTTATCCAGATGTCTGAACTTATGTGAAAAAAATTGTTGAATCACTACAGCTGTGTAGCAGTTGCTAACTTTTTACTGTTTGTTGCTAAATCTCGACCGAGTCAACTGAGACTGACCCCAAAAGTCGCGGTAAAAAATTAGCAACTGGCTTCAGCCGTTGCGAAAATATTTGACTAAGTCAACGTAGACCGACTTATGCAAATTTAGCAACAGTTTCTAGCTGTTGCTAATGTTTTGCAACAAAAAAAGGGTAGGTCTTTGTTGACCTGGTCAAAAAATAATTCCCTCCATTCTATTTTATACTGCAACTACCCATGACCCAGAGATTCAATCCATACAATCATATTCTGCAAATACTCATATGCAGTATTGCTTATATTGACATTGATATGTTCAACATTTAAGAAAATtacaaaagaagagaagaaaacaacTATATGTTCATCTACACATGCATGGTATACATATGAGTTACTCTTGATTTCAATAAGACTAACTTAGTTTAGTGCCGAACTCTAACAACTATGATGATAAAAAGAATTTTGGACACAAAAGTGTAGCAGTACTTACCATCTTACATTCATTAGCTCTATACACTTGTGAGCATCCTTAGTATCTTTAAATCTAACTCCCTGAGGATGGTTCTCGCGTACCTGCAAGCAAAAAAGTAACATGTAAATTTTTTACTCAACAATCAACACTTGTATTGGAACAATCTATGTACAAATTGTAACAACTCTTGTATTCTTTGTAATCTCCAAGACTCCATCGATATATTTCAGACAGGAAAATTAGGAAAAACATCATAAGGGTTCTCGGCGTACCTTAACTAGCTCCACTGGACAAAGTTTCCATTCATTCTGTTCACCACATGTAATCATCTTCTGAGCACCACAGTCTCAAACACCATCTGCTCATGACTTTCAATCTTAATCTCCTAACTGCATTTCAAACACTACTGCATCCCACGCCAACCAGTCCACCTGCAGCTGCAACTTCATCTTGACCAGCACCACTAGCTTCTTTGTATCCAACTGCACCTGCAATTCCAACCTGCAAATCATCTTCTCAGTTTTATGCCAACATGCGTGGGTGTCTTGCTTTGTTTATGATTTTCAACAAACGAGGAGAAAATGAACTGACTAGACAAACTAACATAAAACAAAACCGAAGCTACTCAAAAGGCATGACTAAAGAAAATAATTCTATTAAAGTATTTAGGTTATTTTACCTGTAAGACGTTTTCGAAACCATGACCTTTGGATCTAATATAGGTTGATGCCATCTCGCATCTTATTCCACCAGTGCAATACCTGTAAAGAGCGACAAAATGAATAATAAATTAGTATAGTGAATATGGGGGTgacatgtgagatagagtatggTGATTTTATGAACTCTTACATGAGAACGGATTTGCCTTGCAACTGCTCTGCATGACTATTGATCCAAGAAGGTAGATCACTATAtttcctaatttctggatcaagaGTTTCTACATTGGAGGTTTCAAACTTTCCAATTCTTGTTTCATATACATTCCttgcatctaacaaaataactgGTTTACCCCCAGATTGACCCTCACTCTCCAAATTATTTCCTGCATGATAACAcctccaaaatcaacaattttaccATGACATGACATTATCAAATGCTTAACGGAAAAGTTCATTTCAACAATGCACTGTAATCACAAATATGAAGGTTACATCGTATTCTTATCTACACAATACTCTAAACTATGGTAATATAGAGAGTAAAGTCAAATCAACAGTTACATACCGGCACCATGAAGAACCGAATGAAACTCAGCTGCTGACAAATGCCTCCCAGCATTTGATATTGCTGGTGACTCCAAAAGAGGTTGCGAGCTAAACGTAACTAATTCCTATAAACATTATAATGATCAATAATCAGCAACTCAATAAGACCCATATATTGCATCTCTGCTTGCAAATTCAGCTAAGATTCACATCACCACCTTACTAACAGCAAGCACACACAGCTTCATTTCACCATTCCTAACTGCAGCTTCATAACCACTTAGATTGATTGGACCTTTAGACTGAAAAAAACAGCTCAAATCAATACAAGAGCAAAAGGTATGTTGGGCCGACACCATTTTCAAATATCCGTAAAAGAGCAAAAGGTATGTtgcttaccagagaaaggtcgtCAACGGCATAATCCGGCAGCAAAAAGATCAGTAAGTGTAATACCTCGCAAGAAAGTGAATCCAAAGGTTAATATCAACAAATTTCAGCAAAAATGGGCTCCAAGCATAACCAAATGAacttaccagggattgatatACCCCGGGTGGCTACTAGCTTCAGTTGACCTTATACTCCTGCACAACTACAAACATATACATATACAAGAACCACACAAATGCAAGAAGTAAAATTCATTCACACATATAAAGGTATGTTGTTTTAAAAACAAGATGTATGTTTACAAAATTTACATAGTACAGGTTTTTTTGCTGTGTCATGAATTTAACACAAAAAGATACTAAAGTTCATGATTTCAGAAAAGATATAATCTCAGAATTTACTGTGACAAAAAGGAATAACACCTGAGACCAcattgtttctttcattttgtttATTTAAGATACAAAGAACTCACTCAATCCAAAGATAGCATTGACCTTTCTCGAATCCGTCCTCGGCAGCTGCCGGTTCACCTGTATCCAAAAGAAACAACCACAATGAACACGGCCCAGTGGAGGAAAAACATCATAACAGAAAAAACTTCAAGAAGATCAAACTGGACAGTGATGTATAGAAGGCACACATATGATTCACATCCTTTCGTTGGAGCTGTCGCCCTAGTAAAAGTATAACAAAATTACAACTACATCCTTTCGTTCTAATCCTACCCTTTCCTTCTAAGCATTCAAGTatatcaaaaccaatacaaatttTCTGAAAACGACTCACACCCATATGATTCACATCCCTGATCTTTCACATTTATCAACGATCATTACACGAAAACACTGTCAATTCTCTCCTAATCTTTAGTTCGAACCATGAAATCCTATACTAATCAATGCaaataaaaatcaatcaaaaataataaatgcTTTTCAAACTAACAATATGCGGTATATCAAAACTCAATGGAATCACAAGAATACTCATTAATCGGTAATTCCCGATATGAATTAAGGTAAATCTAAAAGGGCTAATAGTTTCATGAATAAATAATATGGAACTTTTCACCTAGAGAGAAACTATAGTTAGGTCAAATGCTCTTAAATTACTCAGCGAAAGGTGCAAATCTATATTAGGTGCATAAAACTTATCATCTTGTGGCAAAATCAACTTGGGAGTCGAAACTAGAGTTCATAAACTAGTAAACATGATCTACACTGTTTGTAGACTTGACCAGTCCAGTTCCACCAATGCTAGATACAATTTAGTACACtattttggtaaaaaaaatttgTCAAATTGAACCTAAACAGCAGGAGAGAGATGATTCTTTGCTGTTTTACACAAAATCATGTTCCACTAAAGTGACTGCTCAATCAGCTAAATTCAGATTCTCATAAATCATCAATTCTCCACTTATCTTTAGTACAACTTCAACATTGTGCCACTCAATATCAGGTAAAGACATTTAACATCTAAAACGATTCAAGAATGTTCAATCCATAATTCCAAACTGAAACCAACCATAAAAATAAGAAGTAAGAGCTAAGCACGTGCAACTAAACATACACAGCATactaaaaaaaacataaagaCTGACATTCTCAACGCACAAGAACTCAACAACTAGACTTCTAACACAATTTTTGAAAGATATATCACGCCCTATTAACCATTGTCATACAAAAATACTGTGTTTCTCCACTAATCCAGGGAAAAACATGAAACCTTCTACTAATCAATCAATCACATAGATGGTCTAAGATACCTAATAAATTCTAACTGCATGGCCCAAACAGGTAACTTCACTTAAGTTAACTAATCCCAACAATCTTAACCTACATTTTTATCTATTCACTTCGTTTTTTTGACGTAATACTAATCAGATTACGAAAATTGACTACCACATCCACCCCCAACATACATTTTCCATATTACAATTGATGTATAGAAACCAAAGCAACTTCGAAAAAGAATTAAAGTTACAAATTAACT comes from Papaver somniferum cultivar HN1 chromosome 7, ASM357369v1, whole genome shotgun sequence and encodes:
- the LOC113293336 gene encoding rhodanese-like domain-containing protein 6; amino-acid sequence: MKLCVLAVSKELVTFSSQPLLESPAISNAGRHLSAAEFHSVLHGAGNNLESEGQSGGKPVILLDARNVYETRIGKFETSNVETLDPEIRKYSDLPSWINSHAEQLQGKSVLMYCTGGIRCEMASTYIRSKGHGFENVLQVGIAGAVGYKEASGAGQDEVAAAGGLVGVGCSSV